In Chitinivorax tropicus, the sequence GCTTTGGCGCTGTTTCCGGTGATCGATCCACAGTTGAAATCGCTGGATGGCAAGGAGGCCTACAACCCGGATGGCTTGGTGCCCCGTACCGTCGAAGCACTGAAAGAGCGCTTTCCCGAGCTGGGCATCATCACTGACATTGCACTCGACCCCTATACCAGTCACGGTCAGGATGGCGTGATAGACGGTAATGGTTATGTGCTCAATGACGAAACCGTCACCATTCTGACCAAACAAGCCTTGTGTCATGCCGCCGCCGGCGCCGATGTCGTGGCCCCTTCCGACATGATGGACGGACGGATCGGCAGCCTGCGCGCAGCCCTGGAGGCAGATGGCCATATCCTGACCCGCATCATGGCGTACTCTGCCAAATATGCTTCGGCTTTCTACGGCCCATTCCGTGAAGCACTGGGCTCCAGCGCCAATCTGGGCAAGGGCAACAAATTCACCTACCAAATGGACCCTGGCAATACCGACGAGGCGCTGCACGAAGTAGCGCGTGACCTGGCTGAAGGTGCCGATATGGTGATGGTCAAACCCGGCATGCCTTATCTGGATGTAGTACGCCGGGTAAAAGATGAATTCGGGGCACCGACCTTTGCGTATCAAGTATCTGGCGAATATGCCATGTTGAAGGCTGCAGTACAAAACGGCTGGCTGAAGGAGCGTGACTGCGTGCTGGAATCGTTACTGTGCTTCAAACGCGCTGGGGCAGACGGGATTCTGACCTATTTCGCATTGGATGCGGCCCGCTGGTTGAAAGAGCAGCGCTGATCGGTGCCCAGGCCAGGCTCTGCTGACCTGGCCCCCTGACCTGTGTTCAAGCCAGCCCCCTGGCGAGGCTGGGTGCCGCGTGTGCAGCCTAGCAGATCATGGCTCCCCGCATGGGGCGGGCTTCACAGAAAGCTCTCGGAGGAAACCAACCCGAGCGTCTTGCTCAGCAAGGCTCCGCATGAAAGCGAGGGCACCCAGTCCACTGAGACTGCTCCATTCCTATCTGGCGACGCAAAACCCGGCGGGCAACGCCGCTCTCTCGAATAGCCACTACCAAGTGAGTGGGGGCATCAATGCCATGTGGGTTATTTGCCGATACAGAAACGGCTGAATATCTCACCCAACAGATCATCCGCTGAAAACTCACCGGTGATTTCATTCAGCGCATTCTGTGCGAGCCGTAACTCTTCAGCAAACAGTTCAATTTGCATGTATTGCATGTCAGCTTCGCCCAGGTGGCCTGCTGCCCGCCGGATGGCGTCGAGATGGCGTGCTCGGGCCATGAACACGCCTTGGCCATCGCTTTCGAATCCAACCGCCGCCAGCAGCTGCGCACGTAGCAAATCAATACCCAGCCCTTGTTTGGCGGATAGATAAATGACTGGAATACCATTTGATTCACCCAGCCCTGCCTGTTCGCCCGATAGATCGATTTTGTTGAAGACCTTGAGGCGTCGAAGCTTGTCGGGGAAACGATCCAGTATGGCCTGTTCCGCTTCGGTCAACCCATGCCGGGCATCGACCAGCAACAAGGCAATATCAGCCTTTTCGATTGCCTGCCAAGTACGGTTGATCCCAATCTGTTCAACCTGATCAATGGTTTCCCGCAGGCCCGCCGTATCGATGATATGCAGTGGCACACCCTCGATATGGATCTGCTCACGGATGGCATCGCGCGTCGTACCGGCGATATCCGTGACAATCGCAACATCATCGCCAGCCAGCGCGTTCATTAAGGACGACTTGCCGACATTGGGCTGACCAACCAAGACAACATGTACACCTTCACGCAGGATACTGCCCTGCTTGGCCGCCTTGCTGACCGCAGCCAGCTGTCCCTGGATGGTCTTGAGTTGTCCCTTGGCATCAGCCGCTTCCAGAAAATCAATATCCTCTTCCGGAAAATCCAATGATGCCTCAACCAACATACGCAGGTGGATGACCTGATCAACCAGCTGTCTGACCTGGCTGGAAAACTCGCCACGCAATGATCTCAGGGCTGATTTGGCGGCCTCTTCGCTGCTGGCATCGATCAGATCCGCCACGGCTTCCGCCTGGGCCAGATCCAATTTGTCGTTCAGGAAAGCCCGCTTGGTGAACTCACCAGGCTCTGCCATCCGCGCACCCAGCTCGATGCATCGTTGTAAAACACGCCGCAACACCATGGGGCCACCATGACCCTGCAATTCCAGCACGTCCTCACCCGTAAAGGAGTGAGGCCCAGCAAAGTAGAGCGCTATCCCTTCATCCAGTATTTCACCTATTGCATTGCGAAAGCGGCCAAACGTTGCCAGGCGGACGGGGGGAACACAGCCCAACAGGGACTGAGCCATAGCCTGCACAGCAGGGCCGGACACACGGACGATGCCCACCCCACCTCGACCAGGGGCGGTTGCAATCGCGGCAATGGTTTCGTTGGTCAACATATGGGTTCCATCAGCAAAAACGGCAGGCCAAGGCCTGCCGTCATTGTCATTCATTTACCGATACTCAGGTGGCTTTCTTGGACTGCGCAAACTGACGTTCGACAAACTTCTGTTGCGCAATCGTCAACAAGTTATTCACCAGCCAGTACAGCACCAGACCAACCGGCATGAAGAAGAACATCACCGAGAACGCGATCGGCATGATCTTTTGCATCTTGGCCTGCATCGGATCGGTCGGCTGCGGGCTCATATACGTCTGCACCACCATCGAAATGGCCAGCAGTAGCGGCCAGATGAAATAGGGGTCCGTTGCCGACAAATCCGTCACCCATCCCATGAAAGGTGCAAAACGTAGCTCGACTGCCGCCACCAGTACCCAGTACAACGCCATGAATATCGGCATTTGCAACAGCATGGGCAAGCAACCACCCAACGGGTTGATCTTCTCGGTCTTGTACAACTCCATCATCGCCTGATGCATCTTCTGGCGATCATCACCAAACTGCTCTTTCAGTCGCTCCAGCCGAGGTGCCAATGCTTTCATCTGCGCCATCGAGCGATAGCTTGCAGCAGACAGCGGGTACAGAATCGCCTTCACTACAACGGTCAGCAGAATGATCGCCCACCCCCAGTTGCCCACCAGACCATGTAGCTTTTCAAGCAACCAGAACAAAGGCGAGGCGATGACCTTGAAAATACCATAGTCTTTGGTCAGCTCCAGCCCTGGGGCCAATTTTGAAACCATGGCAGTTTCGATGGGGCCAGCAAACAATGGCATGCTTGTTTTCACTGTTTGACCAGGCGCCACGGCAGGCACATCACGAATCACACCAACCGAGTACAGATTGCCAACTTTTTTCAGGTCATAGCGCAGGTCAGTCTTGCCATCGCAGCTCGCGGCAACCTGCTGTGTCGCAGGCTTGGGCAACCAGACAGCAGTGAAGTAATGTTGAATGATGCCTATCCAGCCATTGTCGCATGCGGCAACGTACTTATCTGTAGCTTTGCCTTTTTCGATATCACTGAACTCGACCTTCTGGAATTTTTTCTGTTCCGTGTAGATAGCCGGGCCAGTAAAGGTATGCAACATTTTTGGGTCGCCAACCGGCGGCTGCCCATCGCGCAGCAAACGGTAGTAAGCCGACATATTGATAGGCGCAGCACTGCCATTGGTGATCTCATAGTCAACGTCAATGACATAGCTGCCTCGCTTGAGCGTAAAAATCTTGGCGATCTTCACGCCGCCCAGCTCTGGCGCCTCCAGTCGAATCGTCAAAGCATCCTGTCCTTCGGCCAGCTTCACCTCTGACTCAGGAAGCTTGAACTGGGTGCGATGGGTAGGCAGATTCGGCAGGGCTGATGACATCAAACCTGTTTGCGCGATATAGACACGATCACCATCCTCCAGCAAGGTAAATGGCTTCTTCGGGTCACTGGCATCGCCATGCTTCAATAACGCCACCTTACGGATGTCGCCACCCATGGCGTCGATTTCCAGCTGCATAAGGTCAGTAGTAACCTTTAGACGACCAGATGAGGTGAGCTTGGCAGATTCAGACCCCGATATATCGGCGACTTTCTCTGCAGGTTGTGTAGTGCCTGCTTGGTTCGTCGCTACTGCAGGTTTCGGTGGGCGACGACTTTCTTCGAGTTTCTGCCAACCAAACAAAATGGCGACAGAAATAACCATGAACAGGATGAGACGACGGGTTTCCATGCAAGTCCTGTAAAGTGCTGATCAGGGGACCGGGTCATAACCGCCCGGATGGAGCGGATGGCACCGGCAAATGCGTTTTATGGCAAGCCAGCTGCCTTTTAGGGCGCCATGCTTGCTGACAGCCTCAATGGCATAATGCGAGCAGGTGGGCGAGAAACGGCAACGCGGCCCAAGCATCGGGCTGATCGCGTATTGATAAATGCGGATCAGGGCGATGAGGAGGCGCGACATTTTCGGCGGATCCTCCGGAATAATTCGAGCATTTCAGCTCGAACGACAGCCGCTTCTTCGTGGCCAAATGCTTGACGCGGCCAGACTATAACATCCAGTCCAGCCAATTCGCCATCATTCAACCTGAAAGTTTCGCGAACGAGACGCTTCATGGTGTTGCGCCGAACGGCCTGTTTCGCCAGCTTTTTGCTGACTACTATACCCAGGCGAGCCTGGGACAGGTCGTTGCGTTTTCCCAACACTTGAAGAAACTCGCCACGAACTGAGCAGCGGAAATTAAAAACGGATGAAAATTCATCCGTTTTTAATAACCTTCTGTCACGGCCAAAGCGCGACAAACCGCGCAACCCGCTTAAACGGACAGGCGATGACGGCCCTTGGCGCGGCGTGCGGCAATCACGGCACGGCCGCCACGGGTTTTCATACGGACGAGAAAGCCGTGAGTGCGCTTGCGACGAACCACGGACGGTTGATACGTGCGTTTCATGTGTTACCCCAACAAACGGAACGAATTAAACGTGCGATTAGACGATTTTATACAACGGGTTGTCAAGGCTTATTTTTTCTCAGGGCTGTGGATAAGTCGGACCAAAAGGGCTAAAATATGCAGCTCCAGTCGCCCTTGATCAAAGTATCTCTGGCGCCAGCCATAATGCTTCAATTTATGGCAAAAGCTGGGCAGGTAAGCTTTTTTGTGCATACCCGACGCTGGGTTTGGCCAATTGCAAGCGATGTTCGGAACCACCAATCCATAGCGGTGTTTGTAGCCATTTGCACCAATACCGACTTGTGGATTGTTGAAACGGGCAGTCTCGCCGCCCGCTCCATGTTTGCTGTTGCGCATACCGTCTGCCGGTCGTCGTGTCGCGTTCCATGCGCGGCATTTTCTTTTCTGACATGGCAGTCTGTACTTGCGTCGCAATCAGTGCATCCTGCAGAAAGCTGTCTGCACACGCGGCACCCCCACCGCGTCAATTTCGTCAACACCACGCCTTATATAGTGATATTTAAACAAGATGCCGTCACAAGAGCAGTTTTGGCCGGAGTGCCTGTCCACCTTTGAACGCGAGCTTTCAGCCCAGCAGTTCAACACGTGGATCAAGCCGCTCAAGTGCGAATCCGATGATGAAGCGCTGCGCCTGATTGCGCCGAATCGGTTTGCCATTCAATTCGTCAAGGATCGTTTCCTGACCCGGATCGAGGAGTTGGCAATCGAGTATTTTGGCCGTCCGATCAGTGTCGGGCTTGCGCTTGCAAACACGGACAACAAACCTGGCACCAATGGCGGGGGCGATGCCGCCGCCAAAGCCCCCACCGCCGCCAAGGCAACCGCTTTCAAGCAGATGGGTGCCAGCAACGAGACCACCCGGTTGATTCCGACCTACACCTTCGACAACCTTGTCACAGGTAAGGCAAACCAGTTGGCACGTGCTGCCGCCATGCAGATTGCCGAGAACCCTGGTGTCGCCTATAACCCCTTGTTTGTCTATGGTGGCTCAGGCCTGGGCAAGACTCACTTGGTTCACGCCATTGGCAATCTGGTGCATCATCAGAATCCACAGGCGCGAATTCGCTACATCCATGCTGAGCGCTATGTGTCTGATGTCGTCAAGGCCTATCAGCACAAGGCTTTTGATGAATTCAAGCGCTATTACCACTCGCTGGATCTGCTGCTGATCGATGATATTCAGTTCATCAGCGGCAAAAGCCGCACCCAGGAAGAATTCTTTTACGCATTCAATGCGCTGATCGAAGCCAACAAGCAGATCATCATCACTTGCGATACCTTTCCAAAGGAAATCAAGGAAATGGATGATCGCTTGGTATCCCGTTTCGGCTGGGGGCTGACAGTTGCCATTGAGCCGCCCGAGCTGGAAATGCGCGTCGCCATTCTGCTGAAAAAGGCAGAGCAGGAGAATTTCAAGCTTGATGATAATGTCGCCTTCTTCATTGCCCGCCACATCCGTTCTA encodes:
- the mnmE gene encoding tRNA uridine-5-carboxymethylaminomethyl(34) synthesis GTPase MnmE translates to MLTNETIAAIATAPGRGGVGIVRVSGPAVQAMAQSLLGCVPPVRLATFGRFRNAIGEILDEGIALYFAGPHSFTGEDVLELQGHGGPMVLRRVLQRCIELGARMAEPGEFTKRAFLNDKLDLAQAEAVADLIDASSEEAAKSALRSLRGEFSSQVRQLVDQVIHLRMLVEASLDFPEEDIDFLEAADAKGQLKTIQGQLAAVSKAAKQGSILREGVHVVLVGQPNVGKSSLMNALAGDDVAIVTDIAGTTRDAIREQIHIEGVPLHIIDTAGLRETIDQVEQIGINRTWQAIEKADIALLLVDARHGLTEAEQAILDRFPDKLRRLKVFNKIDLSGEQAGLGESNGIPVIYLSAKQGLGIDLLRAQLLAAVGFESDGQGVFMARARHLDAIRRAAGHLGEADMQYMQIELFAEELRLAQNALNEITGEFSADDLLGEIFSRFCIGK
- the rnpA gene encoding ribonuclease P protein component; protein product: MRGLSRFGRDRRLLKTDEFSSVFNFRCSVRGEFLQVLGKRNDLSQARLGIVVSKKLAKQAVRRNTMKRLVRETFRLNDGELAGLDVIVWPRQAFGHEEAAVVRAEMLELFRRIRRKCRASSSP
- the dnaA gene encoding chromosomal replication initiator protein DnaA; translated protein: MPSQEQFWPECLSTFERELSAQQFNTWIKPLKCESDDEALRLIAPNRFAIQFVKDRFLTRIEELAIEYFGRPISVGLALANTDNKPGTNGGGDAAAKAPTAAKATAFKQMGASNETTRLIPTYTFDNLVTGKANQLARAAAMQIAENPGVAYNPLFVYGGSGLGKTHLVHAIGNLVHHQNPQARIRYIHAERYVSDVVKAYQHKAFDEFKRYYHSLDLLLIDDIQFISGKSRTQEEFFYAFNALIEANKQIIITCDTFPKEIKEMDDRLVSRFGWGLTVAIEPPELEMRVAILLKKAEQENFKLDDNVAFFIARHIRSNVRDLEGALKRVLAYSRFTGNPVTMDLVKDALKDVLAVENRLVSIENIQKVVADFYKVKVADMHSKKRSRNIARPRQIAMALAKELTQMSLPAIGEAFGGRDHTTVLHACRTIADLRESDMQLKHDFQVLMQMIKG
- the yidD gene encoding membrane protein insertion efficiency factor YidD — translated: MSRLLIALIRIYQYAISPMLGPRCRFSPTCSHYAIEAVSKHGALKGSWLAIKRICRCHPLHPGGYDPVP
- the yidC gene encoding membrane protein insertase YidC, translated to METRRLILFMVISVAILFGWQKLEESRRPPKPAVATNQAGTTQPAEKVADISGSESAKLTSSGRLKVTTDLMQLEIDAMGGDIRKVALLKHGDASDPKKPFTLLEDGDRVYIAQTGLMSSALPNLPTHRTQFKLPESEVKLAEGQDALTIRLEAPELGGVKIAKIFTLKRGSYVIDVDYEITNGSAAPINMSAYYRLLRDGQPPVGDPKMLHTFTGPAIYTEQKKFQKVEFSDIEKGKATDKYVAACDNGWIGIIQHYFTAVWLPKPATQQVAASCDGKTDLRYDLKKVGNLYSVGVIRDVPAVAPGQTVKTSMPLFAGPIETAMVSKLAPGLELTKDYGIFKVIASPLFWLLEKLHGLVGNWGWAIILLTVVVKAILYPLSAASYRSMAQMKALAPRLERLKEQFGDDRQKMHQAMMELYKTEKINPLGGCLPMLLQMPIFMALYWVLVAAVELRFAPFMGWVTDLSATDPYFIWPLLLAISMVVQTYMSPQPTDPMQAKMQKIMPIAFSVMFFFMPVGLVLYWLVNNLLTIAQQKFVERQFAQSKKAT
- the rpmH gene encoding 50S ribosomal protein L34 codes for the protein MKRTYQPSVVRRKRTHGFLVRMKTRGGRAVIAARRAKGRHRLSV
- the hemB gene encoding porphobilinogen synthase, which codes for MNFQGKFPLARSRRMRRDDFSRRLMREHTLTVDDLIYPVFVLDGSDKIEAVSSMPGVARQTIDRLLRTAEQAAELGVPALALFPVIDPQLKSLDGKEAYNPDGLVPRTVEALKERFPELGIITDIALDPYTSHGQDGVIDGNGYVLNDETVTILTKQALCHAAAGADVVAPSDMMDGRIGSLRAALEADGHILTRIMAYSAKYASAFYGPFREALGSSANLGKGNKFTYQMDPGNTDEALHEVARDLAEGADMVMVKPGMPYLDVVRRVKDEFGAPTFAYQVSGEYAMLKAAVQNGWLKERDCVLESLLCFKRAGADGILTYFALDAARWLKEQR